Below is a genomic region from Pseudanabaena sp. PCC 6802.
TCCGTTCAAGACATCGAGTTCGCGCGTTCTAACTTTGGTTTCGATCACGCCGACCAGATAGAACAGAATCGCTAGAATTAATCCGTGACTCACCATCTGGGATACAGCACCAACCATGGACAAGGGGGTAGCAGCCGCGCAGGCCAGCAGAATATATCCCATGTGACCGATGGAGCTATAGGCCACCATGCGTTTGATATCTTTTTGAGCGATCGCCACGATCGTGCCATACAATACGCCAGCAGCAGCCCAGATCGCAAACCAGGGGGCAAAGTAAGCCCACGCCTCGGGGAACATGCCCAAACAGAAACGGATAATGCCATAGGCACCGAGCTTAGCCAGAATACCGCCCAGGAGAATCGCGGTTGGCGTGGATGCTTCCACGTATGTATCTGGCAGCCAGCTATGTAAAGGCACGAGTGGGGTTTTAATCCCAAATCCAATCAGTAACGACAGTAGAATGGGAATCTGCAAGCTCAGCGGTAAGGCGGCACCTTTGAGCGTGGCATAGTCAAAGGAAGGATTGGGGTTAGCGGCAATCCAGCCGAAAGCCACAAAGCCAGCCAGAATCAAAATGCCAGAAATCGCTGTATAAATCAGAAACTTCATCGCCGCCTTTTCGCGTTTGGCACCGCCCCAAATCGCAATCATCAAATAGAGCGGAATTAGTTCCAGTTCGTAGAACAGAACGAACAGCAGCACGTCCTGCGCCAAAAAAGCACCAGCCAGTCCGGCATTAATCAGGAAAACCAGGGTATAGAACAGTTTGGGACGTTCTTGCTCGATGGGAGTACTGAGTACAACTAACCAGGTAAGCAGCGCATTCAGAACGATCAACGGTAGCGAAATCCCATCTACACCAAGACTATAACTGATCCCCAAAGATTGCAGCCAGGGAAAATGCTCCTGGAACTGCATGGTCGATCTACTAATATCAAATTGAGTAGTTAGATAGATCGATAACCCAAGAACGATCGTAGCGATCGCTAAGGCCAAATTCCTGAGCGTGGCGTTGGCGGTGCTGGGTTTAAGCACGGATAAGGGGGGTGCTTTACCATCGGATGTATTTGCATAAGTGGTGTCGGTGGCGATCGGCAAGAAGCCGATCAGTAGGGCACCCATAATTGGCAACCAGATCAGACTACTGAGCATAATTTAAGGTTTGGTGGAATTTAAAGTGGAATTTAAAGTTTTTAGTCATAAAGTGGTCAATGCCCACCCTACAACAGGCTGGATTTAGGTACGGATGGCGAAACCGAGTACTAAAAGTATCAAAACCGCTATCCCGACTAAAATAGTTAGCAGATATCCCTGAGATTGGCCGACGGTGCTGTACTTCAGGTTTTGACCGCTCCAAATTGTTGCCAATCCAAACAGCCTGCCAAAGCCATCGATAAAGTAGCGATCGAACGCATCAGAGAGTTTAGAAATCCAGTCAACTCCAAAAACTATGCTCATTTTGTAGAGTTTAGCCGTGTATAGATCGTAGGAGAGAAAATCTTGCAGGGCTTTACTGGGAAGGGATACGGGCTTAGCTACCTTGTCATTCAGGTAAAATCCAGCTCCCGCCGCCAATCCGATCGCACTGGACGAAATTAAAACAATGGATGAGGGTTCCGTCAGGACTGACCATCCAGGAACGACCTGCCAAACGAACAACAATTGGGGAACGTGCAGGACAATACCCATCAGAAATACCATTGGTAAGGCCATCGGCCAGTGGATTTCGGGCGATCGCTCGGTCATTTGCTTGGGTTTACCGCCAAAGATGAGGCCGAACGTGCGGACGAGGCTAAAGGCAGTGAGGGCATTGACCAAAAACAGGACGGCGACTAACCAGGGCTGAGTTTGCCATGCTGCTTCCGTCAGTTGCTGTACGGCCCAGAACGATCCGAAGGGAGGTATAGCTACTAAGCCCAGAGTGCCGACTACAAATGAGAATCCACTCACCGGACGACGAGACCACAGCCCACCATAGAGTCGTAAGTCTTGCGTGGTGCAGTTCCAGATCGCGCCGCCAATACTCATCACCAGCAGCGCGATCGCGACGGCATAGGCGAACATCAGCAACAGAGCCGTATTAGTTTGATGCAGTCCAACCGCGATGAAGGCTAGACCCATGTAGGCGCTGACCAAATAAGAGAGCGCTCGCTTGGCATCAATCTGGGCGATCGCAATTAAAGTGCCACCGATAGCCGTAGCAGCACCGATCGCGATCGTGGCGGTCATTACCACTGGAGACAGAGAAAGCACCGGCTCTAGCTTCACCAATACCCAAGCTCCGGTGGCAACCACAACAGAATTACGCAAAATCGTACTGGGTAAAGGACCTTCCATAGCTTCATCCAACCACAGGTGTAGCGGAAACTGGGCGCATTTACCCATCGGCCCCGCCAGTAGAGCTAAGCCCACCAGAGTAGCGATGGTTGGATCGACATTGGCTGTTTTAGCCCAAGCTGCTAGCTCGGTAAAGTCCCAGGTACCTGCCAAAGGCAACAGAGCCACAACACCCATGAGGAGTATTAAGTCTCCTATCCGTTTGGTTAAGAAAGCATCCCGCGCGCCCGTTATTACGAGGGACTGGTTAAACCATAAGCCTACTAATAGGTAAGTGCCGAGCGTGAGAATTTCTAGAATTACATAACTGAAGAACAGCGAGTCGCATAGAACCAGGGCTGTCATCCCTGCTTCAAATAAGGCTAGTAAGGAAAAGAAGCGCGCCCAGCCCCAGTCCATCTCCATGTAGCCAATCGCATAGATCTGAGTGAGGAGGTTCAGACCGCAGATTAAAGCTGCTGCCCCCACTGCTACTTCAGATATTTCTAGAGAAATGGTCAGATCGAGATTGGCAACTTTCAGCCAGGGAATAAATAGTTGCTGTGGGGGCTGACCCCAAATGTCCCTGAGCGCCAGGAGGCTCTGAGTCAGAGCGAAAAAGGTGGCGATCGCATTGACATAACCCGCCGGTCTCGGTCCCGTCCGACGTGTAATGGATGGGAACCAGAGCACCGAAATGAATGTTCCTGCTAGGGCGTAGCAGGGGATTAGCCATATAGTCTGGAGAACTATGGAATTCATTGATAATTGTCTATGGAAGAACAAGCATACTTAGAGTATTAACTAATAATGTTCTGTAATAAGGCTAAAAGTCAAAGCTTTTTGACCTTGCCATGCATCGGAATACCTAATGGTTTGGCAAAGATTAATTTATATTAAGCAGTCGTCGGCCAGTTTTTCTAGACTTGCCCAGTTTGCCTAAACGCACTTTCCGGGCAAAGTCGAGGGCAAGCAGCTAAATTTCGCTCTTGATGCGATCGTTTTGCTGATTTGTGGGAAGTATATGTCTTAAGGGGGAATGAAATGAACCTCTACCTGTCAAGTGTCAATTTAAGGAATTAAAAGGTATTTAAGGTAATGCAAAAACTTTTCTCTTTGGGCGCGATCGCTACTCTCAGTGCAGCAGTTCTGGTGGGTTTTAGCGCTCCTGCTAAGGCTGGTGAAACGTCTACTGCGTGTTCTACTGATGGGGAAGTAGCTGCCTGTGCGGCAGTGGACGAACATGGTAATGCGGCGGTTTCAATAGTCGATGAGAATGGTAATCAGGTTACCGTTTCAGAAGATGCCAACGGCAATCGCACTACAGAAGTAATCGAGCAAGCTCAATAAGTCTGACTTGGCTACTTTTGCTCCCATAGAAACTACAAATTAAAACTCAACAAGAGCCATAAATTTACGGGGGGTAAGTTTATGGCTCGTTTTCCTATGTTTGTGTGGTTCTATAGCGGTTTTCAGATCGGAAAGAGCAGGGGGTTTGGGGGCGTTGCCCCCAGGTCGGGGTTCCACCCCTTCACCCCGTCAATAAAACCCGTTCTCAAGTGAAAACCGCTATATCAATCTGATTGCTTTCGATCGCCGATCGCACGAAACTAAATTATGGGAAGGAACGTACCTACTATTGCGGAGTAAATGACTAAAGCGAGCGATTTGGAAAGATATGAATGCGATCGAAAATGAGCGAAAAATTTTGTGGCAACAGGTAGTTGGACTAGCCGCTATGTTGGCGGCGATCGTATTTGCCTGGACGATCTACGAGTTTTATCAGCCCCAAATTCTCAGGAATATGGGCTTTGTGGAATTAGCAACCTGGTTGGGAGTAGTTCAGGGTGTCCTGGTAGCTGGAGTCGAGCCTGTGGTGGGAGGTATGAGCGATCGCATCATGCGCTCGTTCGGTAGCCGTCTACCCATAATAGCCGTCGGCGTAACGATCGCTGGCTCCATTTTCTTAATAGTTTCCTGGTTGCTGGACGGTCATTTGCCTGACGGTATGCGCTGGCTAGTTCCCATCCTGATGACAGCTTGGGTAATTGCCATGATTATTTTTCGGGGGCCTGCGATCGCGATTTTGCAACAACTCGCACCTACAAAATTTCTGCCTCAAGCCAATTCTCTACTTGTCTTTGTATTTGCCTTAGTCGGTGCGTGTCACCCAGTTATTAATAGCCTCTTAAAGAATTCTGGAGCTGGAAAGGCGTTCATTTTTGGTGCTGTGGGGTTGCTAATTGGTGCTACCTGGCTCTGGCGATCGTCGCCTAAATATCTATCTCCATCCCCGCAAGCTGCTTCTCAAATGCTGTCTGAGGCACGAACTTCGACAAGATCGATGTTCCTGGCCTTCCTAATTGGGATGGGAGCAGCAACAGAAGTGAATTTGATGATGGCTGTGGTACCGCGAGTATTATCCCAAACTTCATCTTTAAATCTCAGTGGAGAATACACAGCCTCGGCGATCTTGTTAATTGCCGCGATCGCGACCTTTCCTCTCGGGCAATTAATAGTCAAGATCGGCGAGCGTAAAGGCATGGTAATAGGTTTGTGCGCTGTATCAGTTGCGATCGCCATGTCCTTTCTGCGGCAAACTGCCTTCGGCTCGAATCTCATATTCGAGTTGTTCCACATATTCCTCGCTGGGGTGGCCTTTGGGTTAGTTTTCACCAGCATGATTCCGTTTGCTCTAGCCATGCTTGCCAATGGGAATGAGGGGCTGGCGACAGGTTTATATTTTGGCGGAGGTGGTTTAGCGACGGCTTTACTGAATGGATTCGCCTTGTACTTTGGCAGCCAACTGGATCGAATAGAGGTGGGTGTAGGAATTGCGATCGCGCTGGTTGCCTTACCTATAACCTTGGTATGTATTAGATTAAATCGTTAAGTGTTAATTCTTGTTTGGGATTTGAAAATTCCTTTGTTGATAGCAGTTATTCTGAGAACGTACATTTGCAAACGAGGTGTCCTGCTATGCAAAAATATGTATGTTCGACCTGCGGTCATGTATACGACCCCGAAGAAGGCGATCCCGATTCGGATATCCCGCCTGGTACGCCCTTTGAAGATTTACCAGAAGATTGGGTGTGTCCCGTGTGTGGCGCAAGTAAAGAAGATTTTGCCCCAGAATAAGGAACTAAAACTCCTGTTGCTCGCCGACTGTATAAAATTAGTCGTCAACCGCAAATGTTTTGGCGATGGGTGAAGCGGAACGTTATTTTGCATTTTGTTAAATAAAACCCTAAATAAGGACGTTACCTAACAAAAGTGTGGATAATAACACCAATGGTTGATTTATTCTGCAGATAGTAGGATAACAACCACTATGGGGTGTTTATCTAGCATTTTGCATAGTAATAAATAGTTATGCTGAAAATAACCCTTACTCAATTTTTCTTACAAGATCTTCTATATTCGGTACTTGTTTATCTAGTTGAGATTGATTGACCGTAATGTTCTTACCAGCTACTGTTTTTTGTCCAGCGGTCAAGGATGCGATAGGTATTCCTAAAGCTCCCGAAACAACTGATGCAGTATTAGCATCATTGACTTCATATTGAAACATTTCTCGAAAAGCTCTTTGACTAACTGGTGTTGAAGCACCACTAGGATGTATACAGAAAGACTGAGGAGTTGTTTTCCAAACACCCCATATTTCTTCGCCGATCTCATTTACAACAGTTCTAAAAGCCGACGCGGAGGAACTGTTCATCTGTGTAAGTCTATTTCCTACATACATGTATATTGTTGGCAACGCCATCCGATATCTATCCGACTCTAAGAAGAACTCTGATTGAGTGTCTCCAGTATGTCTTCGGATACCGTAAACTAAGGCTAGAACTGCTTTTACTGCTCGCTTTGAAGAACCGTCAGCAGAAAAAGGAATTATTAATCGTTCAGCCGCTGTTAGTGCCAATTCCGTGTAAATAGAGAAACTGGGGTTACAGTCAATGAAAACACAGTTATTTTCATTGTGCCAAGAGTTTTGAACATCTGCTATCAGATCTCGTATCCATAAGTGGACAATTCGCCAAGCATCCTGCGGACCTGGATTTGTCGCGCTTGATACTCTTGAAGACTGTGTTTCAAGTTGCTCATCTCCAACCACAAGGTATACATTGCTTGGTACTTCACTGTTGTATCGGGACACTTGTGTGATGTAGCTAGTGCCTGAGTTCGGAGATACGTATGGACTCCGAATTCGATCCTCGATATACCCGGAGATTGTAAGTCTTGGTTGTTGTGTATGGATTTGAGTAAGTTTTGTTTCTCCTTGATCCATTCCACCTAAAAGCATAGAGGATGAGTTAGCCTGTGGGCATAGGTCAACTACTAGAACTTTTTTATACGGATTCTGACGTGCATACTCTGAAGCTAATTGAAAAGTTAGGTAGCTTTTACCCACACCGCCTTTGTTGTTCCATATTGCGTAGATTGCCATTTACCTCAAAATCCTTTTAGTTAATTACTTTCGAGAATTCTAGACGAGTTTGGTCTATTACTGGTAATACAATTTTGGTGGTAATTTGGCTCAAAGCACAAAAGAGTGTTGCTTTAGAATGTTAACGTTGAAATATACAGCAATAATACTCAGCCTAATCGGGTCGAGAAGGGTGTTTAGCCCTTCCCTCCCACACCACCCGGCATGCGGGTCCGCACCGGGCGGTTCATAATCGCCGCGCAAACAAACCTCAAGAAAATCAGGCATAACCCTGGACTTTCATCCAAAGTTCTCGCACTGAAAGCCAACCCTGTAACTGTAACCACTGATTCGTCATTCCCGTATGGGTTGCCAGAGTCTTTGACAAACGCCAATAGCCTTTGCGACTAATGCCGGTCAAAATCGCCTGTCGCTTACTGGTTCCGAGAGCAAGCAAATGGCGAATACGAGTGCGAGGTCTGCGCCACTGTTGACCGTAACACATGCGAATCCGTCGCCGCAACCAACCATCCAACTGCTCAATTGGACTGTAATGCTGGGAAATGCCGTAGTAGTTCATCCAGCCCCGTAAGTATCGGTTCAATCGTTCCATGCGGTACTCCATTGAAACACCCCAACTACGTGACGTTAAGCCCCGCAGTCGATGTATGAAATCCCGATAGGCTTGGTCTGACCACCAAATCCGAATTCCTCGGAACGTAAATCCCAGAAATTCTAATTTGTCAGTCCTGACCACACGACTTTTCTGCCGATTTACTTTGAGCTTCAGCTTTTGGCTCAGGTATCGGCTGATATTAGCCAACACCCTCTGCCCTGCCCGTCTACTTTTGACCAGAATTACCAAGTCATCCATATAGCGAGCAAAGCGATGTCCTCTTGCCTCTAACTCTTTGTCGAGGTCATCCAACAAGATGTTGGCGAGCAACGGTGACAGTGGCGACCCTTGTGGAGTGCCCCAATCCGTTGCCGCGAAAGTGTGACCGACCATAACTCCCGCTCGCAGATACCGTCCGATTAAACCCAGAAGTACCTTATCGGTTACTTTCCGAGCAATGCGGGACATCAGCATGTCGTGGTCTACATTGTCAAAGAATTTCTCCAAATCAATGTCTACCGCAACTTGATACCCTGCTTTGATGGCGGACTTTACCTGCCGAATTGCTCCGTGGGCAGATCGCTTGGGTCGACTGCCATAGCTTGAGTCCGAAAATCCTGGCTCAAACATTGGCGATAACACTTGTAGAATGGCTTGCTGGATTACCCGGTCTATGACACAAGGTATTCCTAGCTTTCTCTCGCCGCCTCTTGGCTTTGGTATTACTACCTGTCGCACTGGCTGCGGTTGATACGTACCATCCTTCAGGGAAGCGCGAATCTCTGTCCAATGCTCCCTTGCATAGTCGAGGAAATCTCCTATAGTCATACCGTCGATTCCGGCTGCTCCTTGGTTCGATTTCACCCTTCCCCATGCCTGTTGCACATTGTTGCGCTCTAATATTCGCGCCATCAGGTTGTCTAAGGCTGGCTTTATGTCAGCACGCCATCCGTCATCTCCCCCGGTCGGGTTCATCGATGCGTCTGAGTTGTTCATTGCTCCTCCTTATGGCAATTATGTTCTGTCCTTCGTCCTGGATTGGACTACTATGACTTCTGCTGACTTCTGCAAGGCTTGACACCAAGAGTTCCCTCTTAGTGGGCTGTCCTTTTTGCTTTAGGGTTCTGTGGCTTCCTAACCGTTTCCGGCTCTTACCTCATTCAGACTCCCTTTACTCTTAGAACCGCAACCTTACAGACCTCCCCAGATATAGCGCTTTTCAGATCGGAACGATAAGGGGGGGTTGGGGGCTGCGCCCCCAAGAAGGGGTGAAACCCCTTCACCCCATAAATAAAACCTGTTCTCAATTGAAAACCGCTATAAGAACGTGAACTGTCCCGCCGCAACCGTGTCATTTACTGTGCCCCTTGAACCAGAGGTTTTGTTGTGTTGTGCCAACTCACCCAGGGGTCTCAGCCTTCTATGACATTTCTGTTCGTCGGCTCGTCGGTTTGCTATCCGGCTTCCTTCAAACACTTCCTCGCGAAAGCATTCTTGCCTTAAGCTAGTAGTGGTCGTCACTCGGATCTGTAAATTGATCATTTGGACGCTGGTTCTCCTACAGGGGACTTTCACCCCATTAGTTCACGCCCATGCTGGGCGTACACACATCATTGGAGCGGACAATATTGTGATATTTCGGGGTTGAGTTGTGGGACGATCTTTTGCCGCTCAATTCGACCGTTAGACAGTGAGTTAGATGCAGTTAAATTCAATCGAAGAGAAAATTGAAATGATTCTTAAGATTCCACAAAACTCCAATTTCAAACTAGAAATTGCTAAAGAGCTTCTTCTATTGATTGAAGAAGCTCATAAAGAATTTGATAGATCTCAAAGCGATCCTGACTGGGAGTGGGACACGGATAGAAGCTCAATAACCGTTGACGGCAAAACATATGAAATCAAGTTAAGGTTTGGTTTTGCTGAATATTTTTTCACGTTAGGAGAAATCTTAAAGACGGACATTAGAGATCTAGGAGGCGTAGGGAGAGAAAGGGTTCCATTTGGATTTATTGCTTACAATAAAGAGAGTAATGCAGTCTATATTGTTTTTCGCGGAACAATGACCCCAGCAGAATGGATCACTAATGCTCAATTTAAACCTGGATGTGAATCTTTCCTTGGAGAAAATGATTTAGGTAAAGTTCATCGTGGATTTCATAAGATTTATACCCGTAAAGATATTGGGTCAAATCCCGTCAAAGAAGAGGACGATATACCTTCAATCCGAGAATGTATAGAAAATGCAATTAAAGGTTGTCCTAAACATACTATTGGACTATGGCCCACGGAAGCTATTGAAAAATGTCCTACAGATGCTACGGTATATATTACAGGCCATAGTTTAGGTGGAGCTTTAGCTACATTATCAACACTTCATATTAAAGCAAAAATTAACCCCTTTAACCCCATTCTTTATGCTTTTGCTAATCCGAGGGCGGGAGGTGTCAACTTTTCTAAGAGATTTGAAGGATTAGAATGTTTTCGTATTGCTAACAGCGAGGATATTGTTCCTACCCTACCTTTAGCAAGCATTGATTTAACATCTGGTTCAAATGATACGACTAGCAAGTCTTTAGCAAAGACAAAAAATCTGCCTAAACTTTTTTCTTCTCTACTTCCCGATCTTGATTACCATCATATTGGTGAGCCTATTTACTTTACTCATCACAAAGGAGCAATTGCCGATAATCACATTATTCCGGCATACAAAGAAGCTTTAGGCATTATCTGATCCTTGATTTAGTACCATGGTTCTTTATGGCTTTGTAGAACTAAAAAAGCAAATCGAAGAAATTTAAGTAGTTTATTAAATGAGGCTATAGAGCAATAATGATGTCATCAGCTAAGTCGTGGGCGGTTTTCATTGGAGTAGCTACAGTTGACATAGTTCTGCTTATCAAGCTATTAACCAGCCAATCTTCTACAGATCTCCTTGTGGCTATCGGTGTTATCACAACCCTCTTGATCTTCTCTTTTCGGCTTGAGGACATATTGCTCCGGCAATGATAGAGCGTGCATTTTTTAGGTAGTGACCCTTGAAACAACCGTATCTCCTGTAATATCTCAGGTTGCCGGAGCAATAATAAGAGCTAATATTGGCAAAGACGGGTTACAGATTGAGTTAAGCAATCTCAACACAAGGTTAGAGAAAACCGAGAATAATTTGACAGAAGCTCAAGCTGAGATCGAAGCTAACAAGGAAAAGGTAGACAATTTATTTTTACTCTCAATGGGTCCTGATCTATATATGAACTTGAAGAAAATAGCGTCAGGTCATTTTGGAAAATATCACAAGAACCCTGATGGAGGTTTAGATCGTGAGCTTCGCCACCTCCGCAATATTGGTTACATAGAAGTAAAAGATAACTCTGTTAGCAAGATTCCTGAGTATGGTGAGAATCTTTCAGAGTATGTATGGGTTACTGAAACTGGTAAGGATTTTGTTACTTTGCGGGAGTTGGTTGAGCAGCACAAGTCGCAAGGTACAGGCTAACAATTAAAATGCAGTGCGATCGCCGATCTTGTAGGGTGCGTCCCACGCACCTTTTACCTTTTTAAATACAAGCCCGTCTAATCGGGTAACCAGGGGATTTTCTCCCCCAGTCCCCACAGCACCCCGCGTGCGGCTCCGCACGGGGCGCTTCCCCAGAAAGGTTTAGATATTTAGGCTCAAAAGAACCGATATCCAAGGCTGGTTGTGCAATTAAGCGCCGACAATATGGCTCCCCCGGTCGGGTTCATCACCAAGTCGAGCTTTGCAACTCCTCCTTGCTTGCCAAGGTTCAGCCCTTCACCGTGTCTCACCCATTACGATGAGCGTTTGGCTACTATAGCATCTGCTGACTTCTGCCCAATCATGAGTAACGTTGCCGCAACTCACGCGGTCTGAGTTGTCTTAGGGTTCTGTGGCTACCTAGCCGTTTCCAGCTAGACCTCAATCAGACTCCCTTAGCTTCAAAGACCGCCGTTTGAGCAGATCTCCCCAGATAAGAACGTGAACTGTCCCTGCACAACCGCGTCATTTACTGTGTTCCCCGAACCAAAAGGCTTTGTGATGTTGTGCTCACTCGCCACGGGAATTTCAGCCTTCTATGACGTTTCTGTCCGTCAGCTCGCAGGTTTGCCGCTGGCTTCCTTCAGACCTTTCCTCGCGGAAACGCCCTTGCCTTTGGCTAGGAGTTTTCGTCACTCGGCTCCAAAATTTACGAGCATTTGGACGTTGGTTCTCCTCCAGGGGACTTTCACCCCATTAGTTCACGCCCATGCTGTTCCTATGATGGATTGTAAAGCGCTCAACAAGGTGCGAACCTGAAGGTAGGAATGTATTAACCTCTCTAATTCGTAAGCATCCCCTCAAACTCTATCCCTACAACTCATTAAATATTTTGATGGAGCCACCATCCATACTGCCTATGAAGCTGGGTTTTCAGGGTTTGTTCTACATCGAGAACTTAAGAAGCATGGAATCCAGAATCTAGTGGTGAATGCATCATGGGTTGAAGTTTCCGTCAATGACCGCGTCAAGACCGATAAACGAGATGCGCTCAAATTATCCACCCTGCTGGAAGTAAGGCGATTAAAGGGAATCCGCATTCCCAGTGAGGTAGAAGAAGCCCATCGGTTGCTGAGTCGCACCAGACAACAGCTTGTCGAAGATCGCACTGCTGTCAAAAACAAAATCAGGATGAAGTTTCACCAGTTTGGGCTGATTGATGATGATGAGACCCGCCAGATGACCCACATACTCGTCGATGAGCTTCTGGAAAATGCTCCATCAAAAGAATTAACGATTGCGATTAACGCCTACTGGAGCGTTTGGAGAAATCTAGATGAGGAAATTAAGAAGATTGAGGAAGAACTGAAGCATCAAGCTAAAGAAGACCCCAACGAAAAGACCTACCGCTCCGCCCCTGGCGTTGGGCCACTGTCTGCTCGGATCTTGTCAAATGAACTGGGGAATATGTGCCAATTTAAGAATGAACGTCAGTTGTTCTCATTTACAGGTCTAACCCCCAGTGAACATTCTAGTGGTGAAACGATCCGTCGAGGTCACATCAGTCGCCAAGGCAATAGTCGAGTTAGAGGGATATTAATCGAGATCGCATGGAGAGCGATTGGGAAAGATAAAACACTGGCTGATTTTTTTGAGAGGCTTTATCCTAGAACCGGAAAGACCAAAGCCATCGTTGCCGTCGCTCGGAAACTTATTGGTCGGATTCGCGCAGCCTTTCAAAAAAGAGAGCACTACCAAAAAGAATTTCTTGTTGCGGAAACTCCAGCAGCTTAAACTCCGGGAAA
It encodes:
- a CDS encoding ParA family protein, with translation MAIYAIWNNKGGVGKSYLTFQLASEYARQNPYKKVLVVDLCPQANSSSMLLGGMDQGETKLTQIHTQQPRLTISGYIEDRIRSPYVSPNSGTSYITQVSRYNSEVPSNVYLVVGDEQLETQSSRVSSATNPGPQDAWRIVHLWIRDLIADVQNSWHNENNCVFIDCNPSFSIYTELALTAAERLIIPFSADGSSKRAVKAVLALVYGIRRHTGDTQSEFFLESDRYRMALPTIYMYVGNRLTQMNSSSASAFRTVVNEIGEEIWGVWKTTPQSFCIHPSGASTPVSQRAFREMFQYEVNDANTASVVSGALGIPIASLTAGQKTVAGKNITVNQSQLDKQVPNIEDLVRKIE
- a CDS encoding IS110 family transposase; its protein translation is MHTAYEAGFSGFVLHRELKKHGIQNLVVNASWVEVSVNDRVKTDKRDALKLSTLLEVRRLKGIRIPSEVEEAHRLLSRTRQQLVEDRTAVKNKIRMKFHQFGLIDDDETRQMTHILVDELLENAPSKELTIAINAYWSVWRNLDEEIKKIEEELKHQAKEDPNEKTYRSAPGVGPLSARILSNELGNMCQFKNERQLFSFTGLTPSEHSSGETIRRGHISRQGNSRVRGILIEIAWRAIGKDKTLADFFERLYPRTGKTKAIVAVARKLIGRIRAAFQKREHYQKEFLVAETPAA
- the rd gene encoding rubredoxin, which translates into the protein MQKYVCSTCGHVYDPEEGDPDSDIPPGTPFEDLPEDWVCPVCGASKEDFAPE
- a CDS encoding NAD(P)H-quinone oxidoreductase subunit F codes for the protein MNSIVLQTIWLIPCYALAGTFISVLWFPSITRRTGPRPAGYVNAIATFFALTQSLLALRDIWGQPPQQLFIPWLKVANLDLTISLEISEVAVGAAALICGLNLLTQIYAIGYMEMDWGWARFFSLLALFEAGMTALVLCDSLFFSYVILEILTLGTYLLVGLWFNQSLVITGARDAFLTKRIGDLILLMGVVALLPLAGTWDFTELAAWAKTANVDPTIATLVGLALLAGPMGKCAQFPLHLWLDEAMEGPLPSTILRNSVVVATGAWVLVKLEPVLSLSPVVMTATIAIGAATAIGGTLIAIAQIDAKRALSYLVSAYMGLAFIAVGLHQTNTALLLMFAYAVAIALLVMSIGGAIWNCTTQDLRLYGGLWSRRPVSGFSFVVGTLGLVAIPPFGSFWAVQQLTEAAWQTQPWLVAVLFLVNALTAFSLVRTFGLIFGGKPKQMTERSPEIHWPMALPMVFLMGIVLHVPQLLFVWQVVPGWSVLTEPSSIVLISSSAIGLAAGAGFYLNDKVAKPVSLPSKALQDFLSYDLYTAKLYKMSIVFGVDWISKLSDAFDRYFIDGFGRLFGLATIWSGQNLKYSTVGQSQGYLLTILVGIAVLILLVLGFAIRT
- the ltrA gene encoding group II intron reverse transcriptase/maturase, which codes for MNPTGGDDGWRADIKPALDNLMARILERNNVQQAWGRVKSNQGAAGIDGMTIGDFLDYAREHWTEIRASLKDGTYQPQPVRQVVIPKPRGGERKLGIPCVIDRVIQQAILQVLSPMFEPGFSDSSYGSRPKRSAHGAIRQVKSAIKAGYQVAVDIDLEKFFDNVDHDMLMSRIARKVTDKVLLGLIGRYLRAGVMVGHTFAATDWGTPQGSPLSPLLANILLDDLDKELEARGHRFARYMDDLVILVKSRRAGQRVLANISRYLSQKLKLKVNRQKSRVVRTDKLEFLGFTFRGIRIWWSDQAYRDFIHRLRGLTSRSWGVSMEYRMERLNRYLRGWMNYYGISQHYSPIEQLDGWLRRRIRMCYGQQWRRPRTRIRHLLALGTSKRQAILTGISRKGYWRLSKTLATHTGMTNQWLQLQGWLSVRELWMKVQGYA
- a CDS encoding lipase family protein codes for the protein MQLNSIEEKIEMILKIPQNSNFKLEIAKELLLLIEEAHKEFDRSQSDPDWEWDTDRSSITVDGKTYEIKLRFGFAEYFFTLGEILKTDIRDLGGVGRERVPFGFIAYNKESNAVYIVFRGTMTPAEWITNAQFKPGCESFLGENDLGKVHRGFHKIYTRKDIGSNPVKEEDDIPSIRECIENAIKGCPKHTIGLWPTEAIEKCPTDATVYITGHSLGGALATLSTLHIKAKINPFNPILYAFANPRAGGVNFSKRFEGLECFRIANSEDIVPTLPLASIDLTSGSNDTTSKSLAKTKNLPKLFSSLLPDLDYHHIGEPIYFTHHKGAIADNHIIPAYKEALGII
- a CDS encoding NADH-quinone oxidoreductase subunit M, whose protein sequence is MLSSLIWLPIMGALLIGFLPIATDTTYANTSDGKAPPLSVLKPSTANATLRNLALAIATIVLGLSIYLTTQFDISRSTMQFQEHFPWLQSLGISYSLGVDGISLPLIVLNALLTWLVVLSTPIEQERPKLFYTLVFLINAGLAGAFLAQDVLLFVLFYELELIPLYLMIAIWGGAKREKAAMKFLIYTAISGILILAGFVAFGWIAANPNPSFDYATLKGAALPLSLQIPILLSLLIGFGIKTPLVPLHSWLPDTYVEASTPTAILLGGILAKLGAYGIIRFCLGMFPEAWAYFAPWFAIWAAAGVLYGTIVAIAQKDIKRMVAYSSIGHMGYILLACAAATPLSMVGAVSQMVSHGLILAILFYLVGVIETKVRTRELDVLNGLLNPIRGLPAIGAMLVFGGMASAGIPGMVGFISEFLIFQGSFAKFPISTLLCIVGTGFTAVYFVILLNRTCFGKLDNEKSYYPRITFTEQVPALILTVLIIFLGVQPTWLVRWSEATTNQMVAAIPTSTQVSLASPPSLQNQN